From Planifilum fimeticola, one genomic window encodes:
- a CDS encoding helix-turn-helix domain-containing protein, which yields MEIGTQLRRAREAMGLSLEDVQQQTKIHAEYLHALENDRFDSLPSPFYVRAFLRTYARCLGMDPQSLLDRYERLNQGGADSAARFRRARPAQGAGYRSNTGRFRAASPMRAPGPSPQGAAASERPSQHAGPAGPSQHTVSFRPSQNTGRFQTVQMDAVTGRERAVREETRPPVSSRPSAVSQQTGRFRSGAHPIVKAEGQALPQPRPSYNNRPPVSPQESQGKKRGGMWIGAAAVGVLLLGSAAWYWTQMDTPSNPPEAQQPGGTGETGNGTASAQQTNTPELVLKEVDSGFSGDLFELSKADEIVLEIKATQGESVFLYGENPNEPEETYTMKLGDARTVKKDKFLWFRLTVPSAVQIRVNGVEVDTTAQDVAKSYRIQLKK from the coding sequence ATGGAGATCGGAACTCAATTGAGGCGGGCGCGAGAAGCGATGGGATTGTCGTTGGAGGATGTGCAGCAGCAGACGAAGATCCATGCGGAGTACCTGCATGCTCTGGAAAACGATCGGTTTGATTCGCTGCCGAGCCCCTTTTACGTGCGCGCGTTTCTGCGCACCTATGCGCGATGTCTGGGGATGGATCCTCAATCCCTTCTGGACCGCTACGAACGTCTCAATCAGGGTGGAGCGGATTCGGCAGCGCGGTTTCGCAGAGCTCGTCCTGCTCAAGGTGCCGGGTATCGGAGCAACACCGGTCGTTTTCGAGCCGCTTCTCCCATGAGGGCTCCCGGGCCGAGCCCGCAAGGGGCGGCCGCTTCTGAGCGCCCAAGTCAGCACGCGGGCCCCGCCGGCCCGTCCCAACACACGGTTTCGTTCCGTCCATCTCAGAACACCGGGCGCTTTCAAACGGTGCAGATGGATGCGGTCACCGGACGGGAACGGGCAGTGCGCGAGGAGACGCGTCCTCCCGTCTCTTCCCGGCCCTCCGCCGTCTCCCAGCAAACCGGACGTTTCCGCAGCGGAGCGCATCCGATTGTCAAAGCGGAGGGACAAGCTCTTCCGCAGCCAAGACCTTCATACAACAACAGACCTCCGGTTTCTCCGCAGGAGTCCCAAGGGAAGAAACGGGGAGGAATGTGGATAGGTGCCGCCGCCGTCGGCGTCCTCCTCTTGGGTTCTGCGGCTTGGTATTGGACGCAGATGGACACTCCCTCCAATCCTCCCGAGGCGCAACAACCCGGTGGGACCGGGGAGACCGGCAACGGCACGGCTTCCGCGCAGCAGACAAACACACCTGAGCTGGTACTTAAGGAAGTGGATTCCGGGTTTTCCGGCGATCTGTTCGAGCTGAGCAAAGCGGACGAGATTGTCCTCGAGATCAAAGCGACCCAGGGGGAGAGCGTTTTCCTCTACGGGGAAAATCCCAATGAGCCGGAAGAAACCTACACGATGAAACTGGGAGATGCCCGGACCGTTAAAAAGGACAAATTTTTGTGGTTCCGGTTGACGGTTCCTTCCGCGGTGCAGATTCGGGTGAACGGCGTGGAGGTCGATACGACCGCACAGGATGTGGCGAAAAGTTATCGCATTCAATTGAAAAAGTAA
- the yfmF gene encoding EF-P 5-aminopentanol modification-associated protein YfmF, with protein MGVSPFETVSMGNFRVHVCPTEKFKTTTIAAMIQQELTPETVTKTALLPNVLQRGTVSYPSTLQLKRKLEDLYGATLYTDVFKRGERHIMHVGLEIANGRYLSESPKLLREGTAFLMEVLTRPVTEDGGFRRAYVEAEKKNLKQKIDSLLDDKIRYAAQRCVAEMCDKEPFGLFVYGRTEDLPSIDPDNLYTYYRQVIETRPIDFFFVGNVSVDEVAALVRELFPYAEGERPPVEVKREQPAVDRVKEVVERLDVIQGKLNMGCRTGATIRDDDYISLLMYNGILGGFPHSKLFMNVREKASLAYYASSRLESHKGILTIQSGIEIANYRKALDIIQKQLDAMRKGDISDRELSQTRATLSNQLRERQDRPYELIDFAYHSILSGRDWTIDRLLKGIEEVNKEDVRRVAERVQLDTIYFLRDKGGTADGAN; from the coding sequence GTGGGAGTGTCGCCTTTTGAGACGGTATCAATGGGAAATTTCCGCGTTCATGTCTGTCCGACGGAAAAATTTAAAACCACCACCATCGCCGCCATGATTCAGCAGGAGCTGACGCCGGAGACGGTGACGAAGACGGCGTTGCTGCCGAACGTACTTCAGCGCGGAACGGTTTCTTATCCGTCCACGCTGCAGTTGAAGCGGAAATTGGAGGACCTTTACGGGGCCACCCTGTACACCGACGTGTTCAAGCGGGGAGAACGCCACATCATGCATGTGGGACTGGAGATTGCCAACGGCCGGTATCTCTCCGAAAGCCCGAAGCTGCTGCGGGAAGGGACCGCTTTTCTGATGGAGGTTTTGACCCGTCCCGTGACTGAGGACGGGGGGTTTCGCCGCGCTTACGTGGAAGCGGAGAAGAAAAATCTGAAACAGAAGATCGACAGCCTGTTGGATGACAAGATTCGTTATGCCGCCCAGCGCTGTGTCGCGGAAATGTGTGACAAGGAACCTTTCGGCCTGTTTGTATACGGTCGGACCGAGGATCTTCCTTCGATCGACCCGGATAATCTGTATACATATTATCGCCAGGTGATCGAAACCCGTCCGATCGATTTCTTTTTCGTGGGAAATGTCTCCGTCGATGAAGTGGCCGCGCTGGTGCGGGAGCTGTTTCCATACGCGGAGGGGGAGCGTCCGCCCGTCGAGGTAAAGCGGGAACAGCCCGCCGTCGACCGGGTCAAGGAAGTGGTGGAACGGCTGGATGTGATTCAAGGGAAGTTGAACATGGGCTGTCGCACCGGGGCGACGATCCGGGATGATGATTACATTTCCCTTTTGATGTATAACGGAATTCTCGGAGGTTTTCCCCACTCGAAGCTGTTCATGAATGTGCGGGAAAAGGCCAGCTTGGCCTACTACGCCTCTTCCCGGCTGGAGAGTCACAAGGGGATTTTGACCATACAGTCGGGGATTGAAATCGCCAATTACCGGAAGGCGTTGGACATCATCCAAAAGCAGCTGGATGCGATGCGGAAGGGGGACATCTCCGACCGGGAGCTCAGCCAGACCCGGGCCACCTTGTCCAATCAACTGCGGGAACGCCAGGACCGACCCTATGAGCTGATCGATTTTGCCTACCATTCCATCTTGAGCGGAAGGGATTGGACGATCGATCGGTTGCTCAAGGGAATCGAAGAAGTGAACAAGGAGGATGTGCGCCGGGTGGCGGAACGGGTTCAGCTTGACACCATCTATTTCTTGCGGGACAAGGGGGGAACTGCAGATGGAGCGAATTGA
- a CDS encoding DUF3388 domain-containing protein, producing MIDNMWYLEYHIHKNRPGLLGDIASLLGMLSINILTINGVEDRRRGMLLKTDDREKIHALKHILNRVDNITITALRPPTLLDRMAVRHGRYLDRCLEDKRTFRFTRDELGLLVDFMAELMKREGHQIIGVRGMPRVGKTESIVASSVCANKRWTFVSSTLLRQTVRSQLAEDEMNPNNVFIIDGIVSTLRSTERHHMLVREILQMDATKVIEHPDIFIRETEYTLDDFNVIIELRNHPEEKIDYDVLDSDIAAF from the coding sequence ATGATAGATAATATGTGGTATCTCGAATATCACATTCACAAAAACCGCCCCGGATTGTTGGGAGACATCGCTTCCCTTCTCGGGATGCTGTCCATCAACATCTTAACCATCAACGGGGTTGAAGACCGGCGGCGCGGCATGTTGCTCAAGACCGACGACAGGGAAAAAATTCACGCCCTCAAACACATTCTGAACCGGGTTGACAACATTACCATCACCGCGCTTCGCCCTCCCACGTTATTGGACCGCATGGCGGTTCGCCACGGCCGCTATCTGGACCGATGCCTGGAAGACAAGCGAACTTTCCGCTTCACGCGGGATGAGCTGGGTCTGCTGGTGGATTTCATGGCGGAGTTGATGAAGAGGGAAGGACACCAGATCATCGGCGTGAGGGGAATGCCGAGGGTCGGAAAAACGGAATCGATCGTGGCCTCCAGCGTTTGTGCAAACAAGCGATGGACCTTTGTTTCGTCCACCCTGCTCCGCCAAACGGTTCGAAGCCAGCTGGCGGAGGACGAGATGAATCCCAATAACGTGTTCATCATCGACGGAATCGTCTCCACGCTCCGTTCGACGGAACGCCACCATATGCTGGTGCGCGAGATCCTACAAATGGATGCCACAAAGGTTATCGAACACCCAGACATATTTATCCGCGAGACCGAGTACACGCTTGACGATTTCAATGTGATCATCGAACTCAGGAATCACCCCGAAGAAAAAATCGACTATGACGTACTGGATTCCGATATCGCGGCATTTTGA
- a CDS encoding helix-turn-helix domain-containing protein, whose translation MSLEIGLRLKEARESLGLSIQDIRDQTRIESGYLIALENGEFDKLPSPYFVRTCIRAYAKCVGIEPHHLLKKYHPIPGESGSQDASKKRNTDRQKTVQDRSRFTSTYPRVSPWEESADSFNEEGGRQGSRSYMQRTTRMESLSQRTNPNLGTGFSSGDTDPYGIPSRREHLSDADQASGDPIKSRNTGRQRAVQDHSRFTSKLSRLSSRRESDGSGEERGWEDAQGSPERTMRLESLSQRTNPGAGFVSGDTDPRDEERESRYHYPVELSARSRRSERADEGSSSRKIRRIGIVAGIALFIPAAAWGAFSLLKDDPPAETPSPKAQQQSESGGVNADEPLSAQDNDVSEDRGEEAEVTLVDNSGGVAHYQIAATGELSLEIGPASDVCWVQIREQAESGKYLKDVTLRNNETYKYTHPADGSSNLYIEFGAPHAVKQIKVNGQSIDSSKMVRIERTE comes from the coding sequence GTGTCTCTCGAGATCGGTCTCCGGCTGAAAGAAGCAAGGGAATCACTGGGTCTTTCCATACAGGATATTCGGGATCAAACCCGCATAGAATCCGGATATCTGATCGCCCTTGAAAACGGGGAGTTTGACAAATTGCCCAGCCCCTATTTTGTACGCACCTGCATCCGGGCGTATGCCAAGTGTGTCGGCATTGAGCCGCATCATCTGCTGAAAAAATATCATCCCATTCCGGGCGAGTCCGGATCTCAAGATGCGTCGAAGAAGAGGAACACGGATCGGCAGAAGACGGTACAGGATCGTTCCCGCTTTACGTCGACATATCCCCGCGTCTCTCCCTGGGAGGAGTCTGCCGATTCTTTCAACGAAGAGGGGGGGAGGCAGGGAAGTCGAAGCTATATGCAGCGCACCACGCGCATGGAATCGCTCTCGCAAAGGACTAACCCGAACCTGGGAACCGGTTTTTCCTCGGGAGACACGGATCCCTACGGAATTCCCTCCCGGAGGGAACATCTTTCTGACGCGGATCAGGCTTCCGGGGATCCGATAAAAAGCCGGAACACGGGACGGCAGAGGGCGGTACAGGATCACTCCCGCTTCACGTCGAAGCTCTCCCGCCTTTCATCCCGCAGGGAGTCGGATGGGTCCGGTGAAGAACGGGGATGGGAGGATGCGCAAGGATCTCCAGAGCGGACCATGCGTTTGGAGTCGCTGTCGCAAAGGACCAACCCGGGAGCCGGTTTCGTTTCGGGAGACACCGATCCGCGCGATGAGGAACGGGAATCCCGGTATCATTATCCGGTGGAGCTTTCCGCCCGTTCCCGCCGCTCGGAGAGAGCCGATGAAGGATCATCCAGCCGAAAAATTCGCCGGATTGGCATTGTCGCGGGGATTGCCCTGTTTATTCCCGCCGCGGCCTGGGGAGCATTTTCACTCCTGAAGGATGATCCTCCCGCGGAGACGCCCTCCCCGAAAGCGCAGCAACAAAGCGAGTCGGGGGGAGTGAACGCCGATGAGCCGCTGTCGGCTCAGGACAACGATGTCTCCGAAGACAGAGGGGAAGAGGCTGAGGTGACGCTGGTGGATAACAGCGGCGGAGTCGCTCATTATCAAATTGCCGCAACGGGGGAGCTGTCGCTGGAAATCGGACCGGCGAGCGATGTCTGTTGGGTGCAAATCCGCGAACAGGCAGAATCAGGGAAATATCTGAAGGATGTGACCCTTAGGAATAACGAGACCTATAAATACACACACCCGGCGGACGGGTCCTCCAATTTGTACATTGAATTCGGGGCTCCGCATGCGGTTAAACAAATCAAGGTGAACGGTCAGTCCATCGATTCTTCCAAGATGGTCCGCATTGAACGGACCGAGTGA
- a CDS encoding ABC transporter permease, producing the protein MPDLTALIHSAVLYSTPLILAAIGGLYSERSGVVNIALEGLMIIGAFTAAVITILTGNPWIGLAAAMIAGVLMAIPHAVASITFKADQVVSGVAINFLALGLSVYLVKYMYEGAGKTPTVPELFHQVPVPLLSEIPVIGPSLFNQFPTTYLAYLVVIVTYIVLYYTPFGMRLRSVGEHPSAAETAGINVIQMRYIAVMISGALAAAGGAGLSIAIGSEFGQTTVSGQGFISLAALIFGKWHPLGVLGAALFFGFSVSLALIGQIYGWTQVVPSEVLSMLPYVLTLLALAGFVGRSEAPAAVGKPYEKGGR; encoded by the coding sequence ATGCCTGATCTGACGGCCTTGATTCACTCGGCGGTGCTTTATTCCACCCCCCTCATCCTGGCCGCCATCGGTGGGCTGTATTCGGAGCGGTCCGGCGTGGTCAACATCGCCCTGGAGGGGTTGATGATCATCGGAGCTTTCACTGCCGCGGTGATCACGATTTTGACGGGGAACCCCTGGATCGGTCTCGCGGCCGCGATGATCGCCGGTGTCCTCATGGCGATTCCCCATGCCGTGGCTTCGATCACCTTCAAGGCGGATCAAGTGGTCAGCGGGGTGGCGATCAATTTTCTCGCCCTGGGGCTTTCGGTTTATCTCGTCAAGTATATGTATGAGGGCGCCGGCAAGACGCCGACGGTTCCGGAATTGTTCCACCAGGTGCCGGTTCCCCTGTTGAGCGAGATTCCCGTGATCGGGCCTTCGCTGTTCAACCAGTTTCCCACCACTTACCTGGCTTATCTGGTGGTGATCGTCACTTATATCGTGCTGTACTACACTCCCTTCGGCATGCGGCTCCGGTCGGTGGGTGAGCATCCCAGCGCCGCGGAGACGGCGGGGATCAACGTGATCCAAATGCGCTACATCGCCGTGATGATCAGCGGTGCCCTGGCGGCCGCAGGAGGAGCCGGATTGTCCATCGCCATCGGCAGCGAATTTGGCCAGACGACGGTTTCGGGACAGGGCTTCATTTCTCTTGCGGCGCTCATCTTCGGGAAGTGGCATCCCTTGGGAGTGTTGGGGGCGGCGCTCTTTTTCGGCTTTTCCGTCTCCCTGGCGCTGATCGGTCAAATTTACGGATGGACGCAGGTCGTCCCGAGCGAAGTGCTGAGCATGTTGCCTTATGTCCTGACTCTTTTGGCCCTGGCCGGTTTTGTGGGCAGATCGGAAGCGCCGGCTGCGGTTGGTAAGCCCTACGAAAAGGGCGGGCGATGA
- a CDS encoding helix-turn-helix domain-containing protein, with protein sequence MSEDIGYRLRRAREARGLTVDEVADRIRIKKAYVMAMEQGQFDALPSPFYARSYLRTYAHFLGLDASAVLREYREQTSEQGNFERPFSRGWERGTRRPPVREEGGSRQWPLPEREDREPPSWTGKGRAWERESSSYGPERSDNIPYRSTAYPNGQSQEWEEVSRESPPGAGSFSADPALPHSHSSYSTRPLRSLSMSQDVQPRGELEYPMRSADPGDGRALPMVVEERSGEAELVSHLSRRRKSASKEKEGTFGKWYNRFLIAGTVLLIPAALAVGILIWGEDKQPINAGDRTEVSADGSGTDKKEPIVYPTETSKSGPDHFELTQADKIELKIDAESECRIEIREQEVGKKLEEVTLKSGSAPFAYESDKEDLWVELKPSKSVKISVNGKNVGEYKKQKVVHIRLVK encoded by the coding sequence GTGTCGGAGGATATCGGTTACCGGCTCAGACGGGCCAGGGAGGCCCGAGGCCTGACCGTGGATGAGGTGGCGGATCGCATCCGTATCAAAAAAGCGTATGTAATGGCGATGGAGCAGGGACAATTTGATGCGCTTCCCAGCCCGTTTTATGCCCGCTCCTACCTGCGCACTTATGCCCATTTCCTCGGGTTGGATGCATCGGCCGTTTTGCGGGAATATCGGGAACAAACGTCGGAACAGGGGAACTTTGAACGCCCCTTCTCCCGCGGATGGGAGCGGGGGACGAGACGGCCACCGGTTCGGGAGGAGGGAGGTTCTCGCCAATGGCCCTTGCCGGAGAGGGAGGATCGGGAACCCCCTTCCTGGACGGGAAAGGGGAGAGCGTGGGAAAGGGAGTCCTCTTCCTATGGGCCGGAGCGATCGGACAACATTCCTTACCGGTCGACAGCCTATCCGAACGGCCAATCGCAGGAATGGGAGGAGGTATCCCGGGAAAGTCCCCCTGGGGCCGGATCCTTTTCCGCGGATCCTGCCCTGCCCCATTCCCATTCCTCGTATTCGACAAGGCCCTTGAGAAGCCTTTCGATGTCGCAGGACGTGCAGCCGCGCGGTGAGCTCGAGTATCCGATGCGTTCGGCCGATCCGGGGGACGGGCGCGCCCTACCCATGGTGGTGGAGGAAAGGAGCGGGGAAGCTGAATTGGTTTCTCACCTTTCCCGCCGCCGAAAATCGGCGTCAAAGGAAAAGGAAGGAACCTTCGGCAAATGGTACAACCGTTTCCTCATCGCCGGCACGGTTCTCCTGATACCGGCAGCCCTTGCCGTCGGCATTCTGATCTGGGGAGAAGACAAGCAACCCATCAACGCCGGGGATCGCACCGAGGTTTCGGCCGACGGTTCGGGGACGGACAAGAAGGAGCCCATCGTTTATCCGACTGAAACCAGCAAGAGCGGCCCTGACCACTTTGAGCTGACCCAGGCGGACAAGATTGAGCTGAAGATCGATGCGGAGAGCGAATGTCGGATCGAGATACGCGAGCAGGAAGTGGGCAAGAAGTTGGAGGAGGTCACCCTGAAATCCGGTTCCGCTCCCTTCGCTTACGAGTCCGATAAAGAAGATTTGTGGGTCGAGCTGAAACCCTCGAAGAGCGTGAAAATCTCGGTGAACGGCAAAAATGTGGGCGAGTATAAGAAACAAAAAGTGGTTCACATCCGTTTGGTGAAATGA
- the ymfI gene encoding elongation factor P 5-aminopentanone reductase produces MKPLAGQAALISGGSRGIGAAVARRLAEAGADVMVMYRTSRAAAEEVVRSCRMQGVQAWAEQGDVRVYEDVKRVVRNSSLYFGHLSLLIHCAGVAGKGLVQDVDDQEYDRVMDTHVRGAFHLVRAALPSFLAHRYGRIILLSSIWGEAGGSGEVLYSAAKGAINGLTRALAKELAPSGISVNAVAPGAIRTDMLEEQLSEEEMDALSERIPAGRLGTPEDVASVICHLCLPESGYVTGQVIHVNGGWYP; encoded by the coding sequence ATGAAACCCCTCGCGGGACAAGCTGCCTTGATATCCGGAGGAAGCCGCGGGATCGGTGCGGCGGTGGCCCGTCGGTTGGCGGAAGCCGGTGCGGATGTGATGGTGATGTACCGCACTTCCCGGGCAGCGGCGGAAGAGGTGGTGCGAAGTTGTCGCATGCAGGGGGTTCAGGCCTGGGCGGAGCAGGGGGATGTTCGCGTTTACGAGGATGTGAAGCGGGTCGTCCGGAATTCGTCTCTTTATTTCGGGCATCTGTCCCTCCTGATTCACTGCGCCGGGGTGGCGGGGAAGGGACTTGTTCAGGATGTGGATGATCAGGAGTATGACCGGGTGATGGACACCCATGTGCGCGGGGCCTTTCACCTGGTCCGGGCGGCGCTTCCTTCCTTTTTGGCGCATCGGTACGGAAGGATCATCCTGCTTTCCTCGATCTGGGGAGAGGCGGGGGGATCCGGAGAGGTCTTGTATTCGGCGGCAAAGGGAGCCATCAACGGCTTGACGCGGGCATTGGCCAAGGAGTTGGCTCCCTCCGGGATCAGCGTCAATGCCGTGGCTCCCGGAGCCATCCGGACGGACATGCTGGAGGAGCAATTGTCGGAGGAAGAGATGGATGCGCTTTCGGAGCGGATTCCCGCCGGCCGCTTGGGAACGCCGGAGGATGTGGCTTCGGTCATCTGCCATTTGTGCCTTCCGGAATCGGGATATGTGACCGGTCAGGTCATCCATGTCAACGGCGGCTGGTATCCGTAA
- a CDS encoding alkaline phosphatase family protein: protein MRNLLSILFSIILVGFLLFPVRASKPLQSPESAPSPSRGVALFVADSLMPEALNELLREGKLKAIPFLIDHGFYWDDVVSVFPSMSVVIDSSLITGTYPDEHRVPALVWYDPESRRVINYGDSPRSLWKQGPLTTLHWVLADLNQKHLSPRVSTIHEALERTGLRTGSINLLVHRGPVSHHTPLFELTLKGPDLLALGPILSEKEESGGETFFTTNSFRDADVWRTARRWLHRNPQPDFLIAYLSELDKKVHREGPSHRQHLLEIDRRLSSLLSSFGSWEQALDRYIFILMGDSGHVPVKDDEGHQIHLEEILKGFRLLPPGSRLKPGDYDWVVAPNEQLAVLYPARPSVPTLPVQRRLLKHPGIDLVMQRDGNMITVQSRTGILRFRRGGPWTDPYGNTWTVSGNPEVLDLRIDPANKSIGYRTYPDALRQILGAAGAQRGPCLLVTARTGYEFRYGTSPSHPGGGSHGSLKQREMLVPLIAGGTTVKPAHRRIVDLKAWILSLVQEEKKKPGKQMGTGTTY from the coding sequence TTGCGAAACCTGTTGTCCATCCTCTTCTCAATTATTCTGGTCGGTTTTCTTCTTTTCCCCGTCCGCGCTTCAAAACCGCTCCAATCGCCGGAGTCGGCACCTTCCCCCTCTCGGGGCGTGGCGCTTTTTGTCGCCGATTCCTTGATGCCGGAAGCCCTGAACGAACTCCTCCGGGAGGGAAAACTGAAAGCCATTCCGTTTCTCATCGATCACGGCTTCTATTGGGATGACGTGGTCAGCGTCTTCCCGTCCATGAGTGTGGTGATCGACAGCTCCCTGATCACCGGCACCTATCCGGACGAACACCGCGTCCCCGCCCTCGTCTGGTACGATCCGGAATCCCGACGGGTCATCAATTACGGGGATTCCCCCCGCTCCCTGTGGAAACAGGGACCCTTGACCACCCTGCATTGGGTGCTCGCGGATCTGAATCAAAAACACCTCAGTCCTCGCGTCTCCACCATCCACGAAGCCCTGGAGCGGACCGGCCTCCGGACCGGTTCCATCAACCTCCTGGTTCACCGGGGACCCGTCAGCCATCACACTCCCCTGTTCGAACTGACCTTAAAGGGCCCCGACCTGTTGGCTCTGGGGCCTATCCTTTCGGAGAAGGAAGAATCCGGCGGAGAAACCTTCTTCACCACAAACTCCTTTCGCGATGCCGATGTCTGGCGCACGGCCAGGCGGTGGCTACACCGGAATCCCCAGCCCGATTTTTTGATCGCCTATCTGTCCGAGCTGGACAAGAAGGTGCACAGGGAAGGACCGAGCCACCGCCAACACCTCCTGGAAATCGATCGACGACTGTCCTCCCTCCTCTCCTCCTTCGGGAGCTGGGAACAGGCCCTTGACCGCTACATCTTCATTCTGATGGGGGACAGCGGCCATGTCCCGGTCAAGGACGACGAAGGCCATCAAATCCATCTGGAAGAGATCTTGAAAGGATTCCGCCTTCTTCCGCCGGGCTCCCGCCTGAAACCGGGCGACTACGACTGGGTGGTAGCTCCCAACGAACAGCTGGCGGTTCTCTATCCCGCCCGTCCCTCCGTGCCGACCCTGCCCGTTCAAAGGAGGCTGTTGAAACACCCCGGCATCGACCTGGTGATGCAGCGCGACGGGAACATGATCACCGTCCAGAGCCGAACGGGCATCCTCCGCTTTCGGAGGGGCGGGCCGTGGACCGATCCCTACGGAAACACCTGGACCGTTTCGGGAAACCCGGAAGTCCTGGACCTTCGGATCGATCCGGCAAACAAAAGTATCGGATACCGAACCTACCCCGACGCACTCCGTCAAATCCTGGGAGCTGCGGGCGCTCAGCGGGGTCCTTGTCTCCTCGTCACCGCCCGCACCGGATACGAGTTCCGTTACGGCACCTCCCCGAGCCATCCGGGCGGCGGAAGCCACGGCTCCCTGAAGCAACGGGAAATGCTCGTTCCCCTGATCGCGGGTGGGACTACCGTCAAGCCGGCCCACCGACGCATCGTCGACCTGAAGGCGTGGATCTTGTCCCTCGTCCAGGAAGAAAAAAAGAAGCCCGGAAAGCAAATGGGGACGGGCACAACGTATTGA
- the yfmH gene encoding EF-P 5-aminopentanol modification-associated protein YfmH: MERIEHRQLGETLYREELPNGLQVYVLPKPGFFKTYATFTTHYGSIDNHFRPPGKEEIRVPDGIAHFLEHKMFEEEDGDVFQRFAAQGASANAFTSFDRTAYLFSCTEQVEENLTTLIDFVQNPYFTEDGVEKEKGIIGQEIRMYDDNPDWRSYFGLIESLYQRHPVRIDIAGTVESIAEITKDTLYTCYETFYHPSNMLLFVVGPVDPERIMSLVRENQAKKSFEPPGEIGRFFPEEPEEVARPRHEIRLSVGISKCMFGFKEPRTGLSGDDYLKQETATYVVLEALFGPGSDLYQSLYDDGLIDENFGFDYSLEKGYGFSVIGGDTPDPDALIRRVEEEVPRVLNKGISEEIVQRIRKKRLGQMLRALNSPEWIANQFTRYRFNQSDLFRVIPVLEELTPEEINRRLQEHVNLNRMAVSIVRPLGE, translated from the coding sequence ATGGAGCGAATTGAGCATCGTCAGCTGGGGGAAACCCTGTATCGCGAAGAGCTTCCCAACGGACTTCAGGTTTACGTATTGCCCAAGCCGGGCTTTTTCAAGACTTACGCCACCTTCACCACCCATTACGGTTCGATCGACAATCATTTCCGGCCCCCCGGGAAGGAAGAGATCCGCGTTCCCGACGGGATCGCTCATTTCCTGGAGCACAAAATGTTTGAAGAGGAGGACGGAGACGTTTTTCAGCGCTTCGCCGCCCAAGGGGCGTCGGCCAACGCGTTCACCAGCTTTGACCGGACGGCTTACTTGTTTTCCTGTACCGAACAGGTGGAGGAAAATTTGACGACCCTGATCGATTTTGTCCAGAATCCCTATTTTACCGAGGACGGGGTGGAAAAGGAGAAGGGGATTATCGGACAGGAGATCCGGATGTATGACGACAACCCGGATTGGCGTTCCTATTTCGGGTTGATCGAGAGCCTTTATCAGCGGCATCCCGTACGGATCGACATCGCCGGCACGGTGGAGTCCATCGCCGAGATCACCAAGGATACGCTGTATACGTGTTATGAGACCTTTTACCACCCCAGCAACATGCTCCTGTTCGTCGTCGGGCCCGTCGATCCCGAGAGGATCATGTCCCTCGTGCGGGAGAACCAGGCGAAAAAATCCTTTGAACCTCCGGGGGAAATCGGTCGGTTCTTCCCCGAAGAGCCGGAGGAGGTTGCCCGTCCGCGCCATGAGATTCGGCTGAGCGTGGGGATTTCCAAGTGCATGTTCGGATTCAAGGAGCCGAGGACCGGGTTGTCGGGGGACGACTATCTGAAGCAGGAGACGGCCACCTATGTGGTGTTGGAAGCCCTGTTCGGTCCAGGTTCCGATCTGTACCAGTCTTTGTACGACGACGGATTGATTGACGAAAACTTCGGCTTTGATTATTCCCTGGAAAAGGGATACGGGTTTTCCGTCATCGGCGGAGACACGCCGGATCCCGACGCCTTGATCAGGCGGGTGGAGGAGGAAGTTCCCCGCGTTCTGAACAAGGGCATTTCGGAGGAGATTGTCCAGCGCATCCGCAAGAAGCGGTTGGGTCAAATGCTTCGGGCTCTCAATTCACCGGAGTGGATCGCCAATCAGTTCACCCGCTACCGCTTCAATCAGAGCGATCTGTTCCGGGTGATTCCCGTGTTGGAAGAGTTGACGCCGGAGGAAATCAATCGCCGCCTCCAAGAACATGTGAATCTGAACCGGATGGCGGTCTCGATCGTGAGGCCCCTTGGAGAATAA
- a CDS encoding DUF3243 domain-containing protein, with the protein MSILDNFQDWKNFLSERVKQAEKMGMSKDTIQNLAYEIGDYLAKDVEPKNEEERLLKDMWNAADQEEQRVMAGLMVKMLNDGKK; encoded by the coding sequence GTGTCCATCTTGGATAACTTTCAGGATTGGAAAAACTTTTTGTCCGAACGGGTAAAGCAGGCGGAAAAAATGGGAATGAGCAAGGACACCATCCAAAATCTCGCATATGAAATCGGCGATTATCTGGCCAAAGATGTAGAACCAAAAAATGAAGAGGAACGTCTGCTCAAGGATATGTGGAATGCGGCGGATCAGGAGGAGCAGCGCGTGATGGCCGGATTAATGGTGAAAATGTTGAATGATGGAAAAAAATAA